The region GGCACCTGCCCCTAGGAAAAGATGTTTGATAGCACAAGCCATTTGATGCACTAACAGATGCAAACTCCTCTCTTATTTTTGCAGATACATTATACTATAAACTCCTATGCACTAAGGGTTGTTCTCGACCCAAAATGGGAGAACAATTTGTTAGCTGTGCATGATGCCCCAGCATACCCCATCTCCTTCCAAAGTTTGTCTCAAACAACCAGACACTGGTTGTTCATTACCAAATTCCAGTGCTGGGCTGTCACCTATTCCTGCCCCAAATAGTTCGGACATCTTTACAATAACAAAACATGCAGCcagaatataaaaatatacatataaaatatagacaatcttgtttgtttttatttcaaaaccaGGGTTAACAAATAAGGAGTGTTGAGTTCTGAAATAGTTCTGTAAAATCCTGTACCAGAATCGTCCTAACTGCTTAGACTGATGGCCCGCAGAGTTTAGGTTAGTTAATTTCATTAGCCATGTGTTCACTCGGGTCTGTACAGCGGCAAGGCAGCACATTACAACAGCAGAATTaagcttttttaaattaaaaaaattacaggaaGGGAAGGATGATTCCTCCTGCTGCTATGGCTAGGGAGATGAAGTCGCTGCTTAAGAGGTTTTGTTTTAAGGGAGTTCTCATTTCTCCACCATCGGATGGAGACTTTATCTTATTCTTTAACGCTACCTAACCAATCCCGTAGGTCATTTTTGGGGCAGCAATAACAATCAAATTAAATAAGCAGGTGCGGGTTTGTAACTGGTCACGAAGTAGTTTTAAAACCCCCTGAGCCCCTGCTCTGTGGTCCACATTCCTGCAGTAACAGGTTAACTCGCGTTCAGGTTACATAGCATACATCTCAAAACAAACCAGCCATTGGATGACCGGCCGATTTACCGCTCATCCCGGAGGAGGCAGAAGGGCCGGGAAGAGAGACGGAATTCATGCCGGTGGTCCTTTTTGTTTCACGTTTGTCAAAGGCTCAAACAGGGGCGAGCTCCTGGCGCCTTCAGGCGCGCAGCGGGGCTGGTCTTGTCCCGGGCCCTGCGCACAGTCCAGTTCGGAGCTCGCCTCCCCGGAGCCATTTCAAGCATCCCCGGGGAGGGAACCGGGCACAGGGCAGGGTCCAGTGGCTGCTCTGGGTCCGGCGGGGAGCTGCAGCCCGGCTCGGTCCCTGGCCCCTCAGACGTAGTTCTTCTTGTCGTACTCCCCGTTGGAGGTGGGCCGCCGGGTGGAGGCCGAGTACTTGACGGGGAAGGCGTTCTCGCCGTCcccggagcaggagcaggagcagcaaatCAGGCTGCCCCCGAGGAGCAGCAGAGCCGTGGCCGCCCAGCCGATGTAGAGGGCCGCCCCCATCTCCCGCTTCCTGGACTTGGGCACGTTGGGGTCGTAGAAGCCGCTGATGATGATGTTGGCGAACCAGCAGACGGGGATGAGGACCAGCACCCCGCAGAGGATGTACAGGACCCCGCCGGCCATGACGATCCAGGACTTGGCCTTGCCGGCTCGGACGCAGGTGGTGCACTGGGCCCCCACCACGGTCACCATCAGCGCCACCAGCCCCAGCAGGGCCACCAGCACGGTGAGCGCCCGGCCCGCCTGCACCTCGGGGTCCAGCGCCAGGATGGAGTCGTAGACTTTGCACTGCATCTGCCCGGTGCTCTGCACCACGCAGTTCATCCACAGCCCTTCCCAGGTGGTCTGCGCCACCACGATGTGGCCGTCGGCGAAGGCGGACACCTGCCACATGGGCAAGCCGCAGGCCAGGATGACCCCGACCCAGCCCAGgatgcccagccccagccccaggatcTCCCGCGCTGCCGAGCTCATGCTGCTCCTCTGGGTTCACCGGCGGCTCCGCGCTCACAGGCCAGTGGCTTCGCGCTGCCTCGGGAGCGGGCTCGGGTGGCGATTGCCCGCCTGGGGCCCGCTATTTGAAGCCGCAGGGCGGGCGCCTCCCACCTCCGGCCAGTCCCAGGCAGCGAGGGGCTGGGTGGAAGGAAGCAGGAGCGCGTGTGAATGACAAATGCTTGGaaggagttgttgttttttttttttttgggggggcggcaGGACAAGAGGCTGGAAAGGAGCCAGCTGCAGACGCTGCAGCTTCCCCTTCCAGGGGCTGATCCGCGGCATGGAGGGGGGGTCCCCTGTGTGGTTAAGGGTGGGTGGGAGCCTACGCCGGCTCTTGCATTGTGACAGTGACGCAGGATGGGGACACACTGGGCCCCACATGATGAAGAGGGAAGTGACCGTCACAATGGAAGATGAAGTCACTTCAGTTACCCCTTCCGGGGTTCACTTTTCTGGcacgggggggaaggggaacctGACCTCTCCTTTCCCTTGCCTGCGTGCCTGGACTTCACCCTCGGCTGTAGAGTGAGTCGCTTTCCCGCACTACTGCAAGGGGTTTGTGTGGAAGAGGCTCCGCAGACATTGGATTAGTTTGGCTGGGCGTCAGCCGTGAACTATTTGCAAACCGTCCCTTTCACAACCGACTCTTGCTGAAACCGCTGCTGTTATCTCGGCCTGGTAGTCCATAAAGCACAGAGATGCTGTCGCAGCTGTTACTGGTTATGGACAACATGTGGGGTGCTGTGTTGTAGCCcgtttggtcccaggatagtagagggacaaggtgggtgagggaatgtcttttaatggaccaacttctgttggtgagagaagagAGGAGCTTTccactgcacagagctcttctttgggtcctTGGACAAAATGTCATTCTTGGTTGGATCATTCTAATCGCTCCTGAAAACCTTAGATCTTCCTAAATGACCAAAGGGtggtattcagagtagcagccgtgttcgtctgtattcgcacaaagaacaggaggacttgtggcaccttagagactaaccaatttatttgagcatcagctttcgtgagctacagcccacttcatccttGCAAAGAAATTCTCtcatggatccgatgaagtgagctgtagctcacgaaagctgatgctcaaataaattggttagtctctacggtgccacaagtcctccttttctttgtgcaaaGGGTAGTAGTAGTGCAACACGATGATAAACTTAACAAGCAACAGAAAGAATTACAAAGAAGGCTGAGagaaataatgaggggatgggatGTTTTTATTGACAAAGCCTATGGTGGCAAGTTCAAAGAGAGGCCACTGAGCTCTCGCTGGGCAGAAGCACAATAGCCTGCACTACTTGACTAACAGTGCAGAATTGTTCATTTCCTCAGTCGAAGAACTAAATGCATTTGCCAAAAAAGGCATAACACTGAATACACATTGCGTACAGCACAAAAGTCTAAGCAAATTCCATGCCAACATGTAGTTATGAGAAACCTTCTCCAAGAACAATGAGCTATACGTTATACATGGAATCTTCTCATCCTGTTTCTTTACCCATTTCTTTACCCATTCA is a window of Natator depressus isolate rNatDep1 chromosome 15, rNatDep2.hap1, whole genome shotgun sequence DNA encoding:
- the CLDN5 gene encoding claudin-5, with amino-acid sequence MSSAAREILGLGLGILGWVGVILACGLPMWQVSAFADGHIVVAQTTWEGLWMNCVVQSTGQMQCKVYDSILALDPEVQAGRALTVLVALLGLVALMVTVVGAQCTTCVRAGKAKSWIVMAGGVLYILCGVLVLIPVCWFANIIISGFYDPNVPKSRKREMGAALYIGWAATALLLLGGSLICCSCSCSGDGENAFPVKYSASTRRPTSNGEYDKKNYV